Genomic window (Magnolia sinica isolate HGM2019 chromosome 10, MsV1, whole genome shotgun sequence):
ACATTCCACATTGTGCTTCTCTAGTCTGTGGTGAGATTCCTCCACTATAGCCCTGCTGCAAAGCTATTAGCAATTTGAAGCAATTAAAGGTGGATTGAGCTCTCTTAATTGGTAGTTCTCCAACTCATTTCAACTGAATCCATTTTCCATCTTATACTCTTAATGCTTCATCACATTGTCTTGGTTTTGTTTAAGCTTAAACCTCCAGACACTAAAGCCTTCCTCCAAATTTCcatcttataatttttattgttttattacATTTGTCTTGGTTTTACTGAATCTTGAACCTCTAGATGCTAAAGCTTCCTCTAACTTGAAGTTGTGAGCATGCTTGTCTCATTGACCAACACTGCACCATCCACAAACAACCCCAAGAAGAGACCTTTTTTTtctacacacacactcacaccccacacactcaacatcacagtgggatttcaccaagACAGGACCTCAACCTGAATATTAGTGGTTAattcattaatttatttatttttttaaaaaaaaaggatgcgAGGAAGGGCATGAATAACATGTGGAAACAAGGGTTTAATGTTTGCCCCTAATGAAGAACATAGTTCCAAAACTTGGCAGAtcaactctttttcttttcttttttttccgaGATGGATCATGAAGAAACTTGATCGTAAGTGCAACTCCCTGACGGCACTCGCCAAATTGCTGACTGGGTCACCTCAATGCAACTAACAACTTCTTGAACCGAGTTTTGAATGTGCGACcaccaaggtgttccatatccaTTTCGATTCGCCCGTAAAGGtcaatacgtataggtaacggccatgactgTTATGTGATACAGGAGTGAAACGAGCCAATTgattttttgggaccgtatcagccgttacggGGCATAATGACCGCTACCCCCATAACGGTCGAAAAACAAccactttttttctatttaaatcaatttctcctcatttttttcacttttctcgttccaaaaactctcctagatcattttacaatagatttcaACCACTCTTACTACAGTTTTTAAGAACCATAAATTGAAATGATTTGAGCAAATAGAagctcttttttttattattattgaaaaggcagtatttatgcctttttattTCTAGTCCTAACGCTTAATTgtaatgtgtaaacattagatacatataatcatgttcacaaattcactaggtggctcgatacaacactctcagGTGATACAACACTCTTAGGAAAGATtagaccgttacactaccataaacatgttcaaaaaaaaaaaaaaggaatattaacattattctggattttctaaatattttttcataattttccgAGCAAAAGGAAATTTTCAACCATTACGGGGGTCGTAACAGTCGTTACGCACCCGTATCGGTCGTTAGGGCCAATACCCGTATCAGTAATGGTGATgaccgttacagccaccgttaccattacggaatacaTTGGTGACCACTATCAGAGGAAAGCATAAACTCCGCATCTGTTTATTTCagcaattttatatattttaactatTTTAAGCTTTTATAAAAACCTTAGACATTATGAAATTAACTATTAAATATTGAGTAGGGTCAAGTAAAGACCCGTCTAAATCCTCCAATGGATCAAGTCGGCCGAATATcaaatcaggctgattttttcaATTTTCGAACTATGATGAGGACCCCCCAAACAGGAACTCGGTAGCATGATAAAACTGCCAGGAGCGCGCCACAAGAGAATGTGATTTGTTCTGTATCTTACATGTATCCATGTGTTGTCAGCAACAAGGTATCAACAAACATGATAACATGCCAGCAGCACTCTAAACGTAAACAGGAATCCTGGCATTTTAGAGCCTCCAAATCACCTTGCAGGGTGTTACTCACATGAACCAAATCACCAATGAATCAGtgacccagtggtgatttcatgCACGGCCCCTTAAATATGAGGATGATAATATTGTGTACCTTAGAGCATAACCAGGACACAATGGTGACATCACTTCTTTGAAGGGCTGATGTGAATGCTTCCCCATACTTATGTTCAGATATCAATCTTTCCAGCTCTTTCTTTGGATCCAAAGGTGCCTCGACCTGTTGCACAGTCATGGCCTGCACAAAATCAGCAATAAAGCACCTCCAAAATTGATAATATTCACTAACAGCTTATTTCCACCAACTGAAACACATTAAAGAATCAAGAATAATGAAAAAAGAGGAACACCAAAATGATGAACTGGCTTTACCATGTCGTGTAACCCACTCACAGGTCCATTGATTTGTTGTGGAGCCAAGGGATTCATTACTTGCTGATTTGCTCCAGCTGCCATGAAAGCTAAGAGATTACGCTGGCCATCAGCTAGTTCACCACTTAATGATTGGGTGATGGATGATGCAGAGCTCATCGCATCCTGCAATTTGAAAGCATGGTTAAGCATAAAGGGTGAGAGAGTacgcatacatgcatgcatgtgaaaAATAGATACAGAACCGAATGAGCAAAGAGCCACTTGTATTTGATCATATGCATGAATACACCAAGGAGAAAATCAGGGATTATCCTACAAACAACTGTAGGTGATCCAACCTCGTGCAgaaaatatataacatatgaaAGACAAAGGCATCAAGCTCCAACTGTTACGATGCAATTCTAAAAATCACAAAGCCAAAAAGTAACAAGCTAAGCATTGAGAGAGGGAATGTAACATTGTACCCTCAAAGCAAGTGCTAATGGAGAATGTGTGGATTCAAACTGCTGTTGTGCAGCACTAGTGTGTTCGACCATTCCCCTCTGAAACACAGCATCGACTTGCTCAAACATTCCTTTGCATGCCTGCTCAAATGCAGGAATCACTGAAGATTCCAAGCTAGCCCTTAGTGCATCCTGCATGAAATTTTCAGATAGTGATAAATTTTTCGTGGATGAAATGCATTTCCACATGAGGCATTTAGTTAAATTTGAGTTGGAGGTAGTGCgatgattagtgttaattttcaTGCACAAATGCACTTCCGCATGAAATGACTCTCAATTAGaagtgggcatcaagtcgagtcggaccgagttgggGCTGATCctactcgatccggttttgaaataggcctaacccaaactcgacccaattcggtactgagtccaacatgcctgacccaatccgagtccgggtctagcctggactaatccggactgagtccgacccggtcacaagtaccgagtcaggtcaagtCGGCACCAAGTCAGGTCGGGTGCAATGGGtatccatgggctgaaatcaGGATTTAAAACGTAAAATTTAAGtttcacacacacacgcacgcacgagCGCGTGCACACACACAGAGTTCGGgttggacgaagtcaactcgattcggatcgactcacccactcagttcGGATCGATTCGGATCTAAACGAGTCAGGCGAGTCAAGTTTGCCGAGTCGAgtcatcccatgcccagctctactgtCAATCATGAAAATGGTAggtcttttctttattttgtCCATCCCAGCATGGTTATAGGTGGGATGGAATCCATCTTACAGCAATTTAATCCACTGATATGGTGAGCCCCATCAAGGGATGGGCCTTGACTTACCACGTCCCCTTGAATGATCCCATCTGACAAAAATGAACAGTAACAACTGAAAGTCAACATTAAAAAGTGTCAAATAGGGCAGGTGGGATCATCCAATGAAACTAGAAAGAAATTCCGGGGTGCCTCCCATCCCACCAGGGGCCCACCCTTTGAACACTTTGAATCACCCAAAAGTGGACCCAGCACTGAGATTTTGTCAGGCTCATCAAAGTTGGACTGAGAACTGTATATTTCCTGTGTGTTTTTCAAAATCTAGCAAATGCTACTTCCATATATCTTCACGTATAGTAATTTATTCATACATACCTGAAGAGCTTGCTTCCCACATGTTTGGAATTGTGATTGAATTTGTCTGGCCACTGCCGTTTCAAGTTTCGAGTTGACTGATTTCTCCAACTGATTCACTGCCTTGTCTCCAACCCCTCTCTACAAAAGGACACGTCAATCATATACTGAAaatatagaataaataaataaatactgcaGGCAAGATTGATTGTACTTGACAGGGCATAAATTAACCTGGAATGAATCAGCAATAGCTGAAGAAATGTTCTTCTCCAAAATCGGGGTAATTGCACGAGCTACTGCTGGTCCTACCGCAGCAATTTCTTTCTTCAATGCCTTCTCGAACATGGTTGGCCACTCCTTGTTCATAGAGCCAGAGATCGAACTTGTTATCTGTTGTATGCGATCCCGTTCTAACTTCTGTTTCGCATTCTCCTCTTGGATGCGAGCCCACAGAGCATCAGAGTTCGACTTGAGAGCTTTCTCCATGCTCCGGCCCATGGCTGCCTCTACTCTTCTACCTTCTTTGTTAACAGGGACAGCCACCATAGCAGTCATTTGCTTCTGCATTTCCTTTTGAATGGTCATGAGCTGCAATGAGAGAATACAACCCCAAAGTAAGAAAAAGGTGAATTTTTGTACATATTTCTTTGTAGAATATCAGCAGATCTCatactaaaaattttaaaaaaattaaattaaattaattaaataaataaataaaaatctagcaGAAATTTCCACCTGCTCCACAACAGAACTTGCTTTTAATCATCTCAGAAATGAGGGTGTGGGAGGGGTTCCTTGTTGTCCAATGTGGTGTGGGTAATGTCATGGACAATTAGCGATCTCCTTTCGGCCTGGGATGGAGGAGGGATTGGGAAACAAGGTAGGATACTGTGGCACCTGGTCTTCATGGCAGTTCAACGGGCTATTTGGGGCGAACAAAATAATCAATGTTTTAAGAGCAGGTCAGTGCTGGAGGTGATTAGGAGGGTTAAGAAGCTTGAGGTTATTGGTTTCCAGCCTGAAGGCTGGTAATATTCATAATTCGTTTCTTTTGTTTGGGATGTAGTTTTTGAGCCTGGTTTCAGATCTCTTTTTCAATAAAATTCCGTTAcctttcataaaaaataaataactaatatATCATCTCAGAAATGAATTACTCATTCAGACCAAGAGAAATGGATAAATCTACAGTTAGCGTTAGTTGGAATTTGTCGTTGAAGAAACTATTCATCAGGACTTCCTCTCACACTCTGGATTTGAGTACATTTTCTGTAATAGATACCACATCCAATATGACAAAAAAGACGAGCTTTGTTGTTCTTTTTGTGTTCATTTTACCTTTGTCGGAGCTAATCTTTAAGCCAGCAAACTAATATTTATTGAGgtgattatgcatgattttctatGCTTTGTTATGAATTATTTGTTAGTTTAGATCACTAGTAATTTTCTTCTGTTGGAACCATGCGAATGTTCTTTCCTTATATTGTTTGTCTTTAATGTTTTTCATTGTgttattaaatttttatttcatgtttaattttttttatttatttaaaatcttCATTCGTGTACAGAAATGTTCCTGTGCCTAGATCTTTGGAGTTTGCCATGCCGCACACATGACACTTGGCCACATGCCTAGGTAACACTGACTATAGTGCTACAACTACTTCCAAGAATAGACACCCAAATCCTTCCCACCCCACACAAGCTAATTTCGTATCTATGTATGAGATACGAGCCtatcatcaggtaggccccacctgtgAATTCAGTGGCAAGCAGACAGGTCCAGCATGAAGCAAGCCACATGAGTGTGTTAAATGTGCTTTTGGTCAGTATCATGTAACCATACATTTTTTCATACATGTGTTCCCCACCCGATGACCATATGGACTCTTTTAGCCATGGCAAATGAGAAGTGTGGCACATCAGTTCAAGTACATGGGCTCATGGATAGACTAGAATTCATATGGCTACTCTCAATAGTAGCCATCGCATTCTCCTAGCTACAAGATCCAGTTGACGATATCAAATCCGGTcatatttcaaaagaaaaaggaaaaaagcaaaaaaaaaaaaaaaggatccaaTGTAAGATCATACAAGGAATAAAAATAGACAGTTTTTGTACACCACGCGAAGTCTGAAAACCTCATTAATTTTGCTAGTTTCAAGATTTTCTAGAACCTCAAAGAAAAACATGTAAGTTTCCTCTAGCTGACCACCAAGGAATTTAAAAGAAGATGGCATCTTACAAAAGGAAAATCATATACCTGAAGTTTTAAACAATTACCTGTTTCATACTCTCCTGAATAGCCTGAATTCGAGTAAAAGGGGCCTCTTGGGAAGGACTGCCATTGCTGCTGCCTGGTTCATTTGAAGAATCTGCAGAGTTGAAAGGGCTAGCAGAAGGGGAAGATGGACCCGCCACTTGAGAGGGTTTTACTTTCTGTTTTTTCCCTTTTGCAGCTGATGAAGGCGACTGAGCAACTACAGTAGCTGAACTAGATTCGGTATTAGGCACATCCTTACTCGAGTCCTGAATGCCTTGTTCACCTGCACTCAAAGGCCCCTCGAATGACTCGGCAACACCAACATCTTCAATCTGACGAGTTTCCTCCACTCCCGAAATTTCTGTAGACAATGAACAGCTGTCTCTGGCCATCTCAATGCCAAGATCCGATGCTTGGGTATagaaggttttttcttttttctctgcaCGGAGAATACGCTGTTCTCTCTGAGAATCTAACTCCTGCTGCTGATTCAACCCACTCTCACCCACCTCTTTAACCTCCACCTCTACACTCTCGATATCATTGTTTACAGCAACATCTTGAACCTTTTTTTCTCCCACTTTCAAACCCTGGCCAACAAGAGTACTCTCAGAAGAAGAAATGGCCTTCAATAATATTTCTCCTGGAGTTATCAGATGGGTCGGATGTTTGAAAGCAATTGGAGAATTTGGCACCATAGAAATATCATTTTGCCCAACTTTAGTTCCATCCTTCACAGAGCTGTCATCTAAGGAAGAAACATCAGTCACGTTCATACGACCAACATCCACTCTCCTGTCAACTGAATAATCAAGAACTGGTGGATCAGCACAACGGTCACCAAGTGGGGAACCTGGCTCAAAGTTATTTGATGGGTTCCGAAAACCAGATAGTCTTCCTGACAACCTCGGACTCATAGGAAGGGGTGGGGATGCAACACGAGCATCAGCAACATCGCTAGTTGCAGGTGGCAAAGCACTTGGATTAGGTTCAGCACTTGACGTAGCCAATTCAAGGCTGGGTACCTCCGGGGTGCCTGAAAATGCAGGATATATAGCTGCAGCTGAACTCTGAGGTGGCTTTGATGTAGCACTTCCAACAGGTATCTCAATTGGGGCATTTCCGGAAGATGGGTCTAATGCAGCAAAACCACCCGAACGGGGTGCCTCAGAAACACGTGAAATACCAGAATCCTTCTCGATTTCAGCATCCTCCAGTGGTGGTGGCAGGCACTGTGATAAATCCAAGGCATACTGTTGAATGGCCTGTGTCTGAACACAGTAAACCTGAACAACATGTTCCCCATCTGGTGCACAGTCACTTGTTCCTGTTAGACTCAAAATAGGCATTGTGACGGTAAACTCAGCAATATAATCCATGCGTGTCGCTGTTGGAGATGGCCCGTATTCTACATGCACTGCATATATAGCATTCTTCTTGGCATTTGCAAGTAAAACAAGACCTGCTAATGGCAACACGATAACTTGGTTGAAAAAAGCCTCTTCAGCTCGAGGTTCGGCAGAACTCTTCAAGTCCAAGGTCTGAATGCACTTCCATGATTCAGAATCACTAGGCAATAGCCACCCTTCTTCGCCTGCTGAGGCCCACACCTTCAATTCTCGATTCAGATGACCCTGCAAAAGAAATCAGAAAATAATTAGCACTCATTTACAAGGAAAATTTATTCGTCCAAGCATTGAATAATTAATATTTTGAGCAGTAAAATGCTTTCCTTCAGCAGTACAATACTGCTAGGCTTCAGAAACAAACAAAAACACTTGAACCCTTGTAAAAATTAGAGTTCTGGACAGCCCACCATAGCCATACATGACAACCCGGCATATGTATCAGTGTGTGGAACGTCTGTATGTAATGAGTGCCACTACTGTGTCAAAGACCTTGTTAGAATCATGTGCCTTGAAAAGCCATCATGATGACCTCAACGAGTAATTTAAATATTGATCGTATCAGCTATCACATGTGTTCGATACGATATGAAGGGCAAGTAATTAAATTCCCATGTATTGCACAAAATATCGCAACGTATCACCGacatattgttgagggtcaaatattgcatatcagaccccagttattgtctggatttacgaacatggtactgtttaacggcccaattTAACTGTGTTTATGCTGTAAGgtatatttacgagcttggactgaaacagggtactaaaagcatggatttaacactcagaattcaccaaggtaagggatggaccccaggggaccaagatcgacggatttacacgtcagagatccgagaaaatcgagaaaataaagctcaagtagcctgaaagtcgtccagaatataagatcacagggtttccaccatctattCGGCTCAAAACTCCATAAATGGCCtaaggaccacaaattaaccgtaacgtcaaatttcagccattggatcattgtggaagtggcccaacggacaaatcagccctttaaatactgatttggggcccactggatgTCTAGATATGCATCAATCTTCGTCTCAACCCCTTGAATTGGATAAAGGAGAGGATGAGCGGATCGGATTTCtcttaaacatcacagtggacctcgcCTGTGGCCGTGCGTGTGCACAGTGCGACAACAGTACATCCAAAGTCGGTCAGCACCCGCTGACCAACGATTTCTTTGAAATCACAAAGACGCAACAGCGTCCCGAGGCATGCTGGACGGTtttgagttgtgtggcccacccatcatTCAATTGAAAGATCAAAGCCGTCCATTCGATCCGTAGGATGGCCAAGACCAGTGCCTAGGTGTCTTTTTGCCACCATGCAAGCATTCGCATGAATATCTCAGCCGAACGGATGATTGACGGTGAAATGAGAAGTTCGGTGGACCGCACCTAATCCAAGCCAAACAATCCATTCCCGAATGGTTTTCCGAGAGTATTccaatgaacggaatggatttcctATCTGGCACCGAACCTGGGCCCCACCATCTCACCAGCGCAAATAGAGCTGCGTAAGCTCTGTTCTGCAACCGGATTTgtcgatccaagtgggccaccatggatGGCCAATGGggagatccaacccgttcatcttgTAGGCAAGCCAAAACCGCCCAAGGGAGGGTCATTTtcttgaagaaagagagagagaagtaagcTCTTCCAACTTGTCAAAGAAGGCGTTTTTTTTGGTCTTGTATAAACGTTACGCACGCTGTGCGTATCCTGGAGGCTGACTCTGACCGACCTTGCTGGCTCTTTGCTGGTTATAAAAGGAGAGCCAGTAAGTGGTGATGGGGAGATCTGGGGGGCAGCCGACGAGGCATCATCCAACGTGTGGAGTGTGGGCCGGCTAAACGAGTCTTTCTTATTCCTTTTACCTAGTTTattttattaagagattttagtcACTCATGTCTATGATcgtctaaacctcttagctagggctaagaggtgaagcttgcagcgtgattgggatgttagttttgctttgatttatgtttattgaaccctcatggattctaatttgattataaggaatgtttttagtttt
Coding sequences:
- the LOC131257856 gene encoding enhancer of mRNA-decapping protein 4-like isoform X1, whose translation is MASAGNPNQAGAFDLQMLFKPSIPNAQIPISYPTPPSPYPTPPLSGPFSYPPQTPPTFHHYLHYAQEPLANVHAQRPISYPAPSPHLPPPNPNPNPGARLMALLSPNPTANLEPPLPGPAPAAASMAAMLPSVPSQPTPVRLPSSKLPKGRHLVGDRVVYDVDVRLPGELQPQLEVTPITKYVSDPGLVLGRQIAVNRTYICYGLKLGAIRVLNINTALRSLLKGHTQRVTDMAFFAEDVHLLASSSIDGRIFVWKINEGPDEEDKPQITGKVIVAIHMVGDGESFHPRICWHSHKQEILVVAIGNRVLKIDTTKVGKGEVFSAEKPIKCAVEELIDGVQLVGKHEGEVTDLSMCQWMTTRLVSASTDGMVKIWEDRKAVPLVTLRPHDGQPVSSVTFLTAPHRPDHIVLITGGHLNRELKVWASAGEEGWLLPSDSESWKCIQTLDLKSSAEPRAEEAFFNQVIVLPLAGLVLLANAKKNAIYAVHVEYGPSPTATRMDYIAEFTVTMPILSLTGTSDCAPDGEHVVQVYCVQTQAIQQYALDLSQCLPPPLEDAEIEKDSGISRVSEAPRSGGFAALDPSSGNAPIEIPVGSATSKPPQSSAAAIYPAFSGTPEVPSLELATSSAEPNPSALPPATSDVADARVASPPLPMSPRLSGRLSGFRNPSNNFEPGSPLGDRCADPPVLDYSVDRRVDVGRMNVTDVSSLDDSSVKDGTKVGQNDISMVPNSPIAFKHPTHLITPGEILLKAISSSESTLVGQGLKVGEKKVQDVAVNNDIESVEVEVKEVGESGLNQQQELDSQREQRILRAEKKEKTFYTQASDLGIEMARDSCSLSTEISGVEETRQIEDVGVAESFEGPLSAGEQGIQDSSKDVPNTESSSATVVAQSPSSAAKGKKQKVKPSQVAGPSSPSASPFNSADSSNEPGSSNGSPSQEAPFTRIQAIQESMKQLMTIQKEMQKQMTAMVAVPVNKEGRRVEAAMGRSMEKALKSNSDALWARIQEENAKQKLERDRIQQITSSISGSMNKEWPTMFEKALKKEIAAVGPAVARAITPILEKNISSAIADSFQRGVGDKAVNQLEKSVNSKLETAVARQIQSQFQTCGKQALQDALRASLESSVIPAFEQACKGMFEQVDAVFQRGMVEHTSAAQQQFESTHSPLALALRDAMSSASSITQSLSGELADGQRNLLAFMAAGANQQVMNPLAPQQINGPVSGLHDMAMTVQQVEAPLDPKKELERLISEHKYGEAFTSALQRSDVTIVSWLCSKVDLQGILSMLPLPLSQGVLLSLLQQLACDIGNETSRTLEWMRDVLVAIDPVDPTIVMHVRPIFEQVYQILGHQRTLPITAAAETNNIRLIMHVINSVLMGYK
- the LOC131257856 gene encoding enhancer of mRNA-decapping protein 4-like isoform X2 translates to MASAGNPNQAGAFDLQMLFKPSIPNAQIPISYPTPPSPYPTPPLSGPFSYPPQTPPTFHHYLHYAQEPLANVHAQRPISYPAPSPHLPPPNPNPNPGARLMALLSPNPTANLEPPLPGPAPAAASMAAMLPSVPSQPTPVRLPSSKLPKGRHLVGDRVVYDVDVRLPGELQPQLEVTPITKYVSDPGLVLGRQIAVNRTYICYGLKLGAIRVLNINTALRSLLKGHTQRVTDMAFFAEDVHLLASSSIDGRIFVWKINEGPDEEDKPQITGKVIVAIHMVGDGESFHPRICWHSHKQEILVVAIGNRVLKIDTTKVGKGEVFSAEKPIKCAVEELIDGVQLVGKHEGEVTDLSMCQWMTTRLVSASTDGMVKIWEDRKAVPLVTLRPHDGQPVSSVTFLTAPHRPDHIVLITGGHLNRELKVWASAGEEGWLLPSDSESWKCIQTLDLKSSAEPRAEEAFFNQVIVLPLAGLVLLANAKKNAIYAVHVEYGPSPTATRMDYIAEFTVTMPILSLTGTSDCAPDGEHVVQVYCVQTQAIQQYALDLSQCLPPPLEDAEIEKDSGISRVSEAPRSGGFAALDPSSGNAPIEIPVGSATSKPPQSSAAAIYPAFSGTPEVPSLELATSSAEPNPSALPPATSDVADARVASPPLPMSPRLSGRLSGFRNPSNNFEPGSPLGDRCADPPVLDYSVDRRVDVGRMNVTDVSSLDDSSVKDGTKVGQNDISMVPNSPIAFKHPTHLITPGEILLKAISSSESTLVGQGLKVGEKKVQDVAVNNDIESVEVEVKEVGESGLNQQQELDSQREQRILRAEKKEKTFYTQASDLGIEMARDSCSLSTEISGVEETRQIEDVGVAESFEGPLSAGEQGIQDSSKDVPNTESSSATVVAQSPSSAAKGKKQKVKPSQVAGPSSPSASPFNSADSSNEPGSSNGSPSQEAPFTRIQAIQESMKQLMTIQKEMQKQMTAMVAVPVNKEGRRVEAAMGRSMEKALKSNSDALWARIQEENAKQKLERDRIQQITSSISGSMNKEWPTMFEKALKKEIAAVGPAVARAITPILEKNISSAIADSFQRGVGDKAVNQLEKSVNSKLETAVARQIQSQFQTCGKQALQDALRASLESSVIPAFEQACKGMFEQVDAVFQRGMVEHTSAAQQQFESTHSPLALALRDAMSSASSITQSLSGELADGQRNLLAFMAAGANQQVMNPLAPQQINGPVSGLHDMVEAPLDPKKELERLISEHKYGEAFTSALQRSDVTIVSWLCSKVDLQGILSMLPLPLSQGVLLSLLQQLACDIGNETSRTLEWMRDVLVAIDPVDPTIVMHVRPIFEQVYQILGHQRTLPITAAAETNNIRLIMHVINSVLMGYK